In one window of Brassica rapa cultivar Chiifu-401-42 chromosome A07, CAAS_Brap_v3.01, whole genome shotgun sequence DNA:
- the LOC103831605 gene encoding endoglucanase 8, with product MARKSLTSPEISPATLSLVLLVVLLSSSAIHAGHDYRDALRKSIMFFEGQRSGKLPPDQRLRWRRDSALRDGSSAGVDLSGGYYDAGDNVKFGFPMAFTTTMLSWSVIDFGRTMGPELKNAVGAVRWGTDYLLKATAIPGVVFVQVGDAYSDHNCWERPEDMDTLRSVYKIDRAHPGSDVAGETAAALAAASIVFRKRDPAYSRRLLDRATRVFAFANRYRGAYSSSLYHAVCPFYCDFNGYQDELLWGAAWLHKASRKRVYREFIVKNEVVLRAGDTINEFGWDNKHAGINVLISKEVLMGKAEYFESFKQNADEFICSILPGISHPQVQYSRGGLLVKTGGSNMQHVTSLSFLLLAYSNYLSHARKVVPCGELTASPSLLRQVAKRQVDYILGDNPLGMSYMVGYGQRFPRRIHHRGSSVPSVSAHPARIGCKEGSRYFLSPNPNPNLLVGAVVGGPNVTDAFPDSRPYFVQSEPTTYINAPLVGLLGYFSTHSSWR from the exons atgGCGCGAAAATCCCTAACTTCGCCGGAAATCTCGCCGGCGACTCTCTCACTGGTTTTACTCGTCGTGCTTCTCTCCTCATCAGCGATTCACGCCGGACACGACTACCGCGACGCCCTCCGCAAAAGCATCATGTTCTTCGAAGGTCAACGCTCCGGCAAGCTTCCTCCCGACCAACGCCTCCGATGGCGCCGCGACTCAGCATTGCGCGACGGTTCCTCCGCCGGC GTGGACTTATCGGGCGGTTACTACGACGCCGGAGACAACGTCAAGTTCGGTTTCCCGATGGCGTTCACGACGACAATGCTGTCGTGGAGCGTGATCGATTTCGGGAGAACCATGGGACCCGAGCTCAAAAACGCCGTGGGAGCCGTGAGGTGGGGGACTGACTACCTCCTCAAGGCGACGGCGATCCCCGGCGTCGTCTTCGTCCAGGTCGGAGACGCTTACTCCGACCATAACTGCTGGGAAAGGCCCGAGGACATGGACACGCTTCGCAGTGTCTACAAAATCGACAGAGCTCATCCAGGATCCGACGTCGCCGGAGAAACCGCCGCCGCGTTAGCCGCGGCGTCAATAGTTTTCAGGAAACGCGATCCTGCTTACTCCAGACGGCTACTTGACCGTGCCACAAGG GTATTCGCGTTTGCTAATAGGTATCGCGGCGCGTACAGTAGCAGTCTATACCACGCGGTGTGTCCTTTTTACTGTGATTTCAACGGTTaccag GACGAGTTACTGTGGGGTGCGGCGTGGCTTCACAAAGCCTCGAGGAAACGAGTGTACAGAGAATTCATTGTGAAGAACGAGGTGGTTCTCAGGGCTGGAGATACCATTAATGAGTTTGGCTGGGATAACAAGCATGCTGGGATTAATGTCTTGATCTCCAAG GAAGTGCTAATGGGAAAAGCAGAGTATTTTGAGTCTTTCAAGCAAAACGCAGATGAATTTATCTGTTCTATATTGCCTGGAATTTCTCACCCTCAAGTCCAATACTCTCGAG GAGGACTGCTTGTGAAAACTGGAGGGAGTAACATGCAACATGTAACATCACTATCTTTCCTCCTATTGGCCTACTCTAATTATCTGAGCCATGCCAGAAAGGTTGTGCCTTGTGGCGAATTAACTGCCTCCCCATCTCTCCTGCGTCAAGTTGCCAAGCGTCAG GTGGATTACATTCTGGGTGACAATCCGTTGGGAATGTCTTACATGGTTGGGTACGGTCAACGTTTTCCACGTAGGATTCACCACCGTGGCAGCTCTGTTCCTTCCGTCTCGGCCCATCCAGCCCGTATAGGCTGCAAAGAAGGCTCTCGCTATTTCCTCAGCCcaaatccaaacccaaaccttCTAGTTGGTGCTGTAGTTGGTGGACCCAATGTCACTGATGCTTTTCCTGACTCCAGACCTTATTTCGTGCAGTCTGAGCCCACAACTTACATCAACGCACCGCTCGTTGGGCTTCTCGGTTACTTCTCGACTCATTCTTCTTGGCGATGA